Genomic window (Verrucomicrobiia bacterium):
TGAAATCTTGGTGAGAAAAATTTCCTTCCCACGCGGCGCGGGGCGACAGCAATTGGCCGGCACCCTGACCAATAAAGGTTTTTGGCAGAGCGTTCAGCAGCGTCATATAAATGGTTTTTATTTCCGCCGACTCTGGCTCAACGGGCGCGCGCCCCAACTGCACCGGCAGTTTCAATTTTGCCCCGCTGAGTTGGCCCTGATGCAGCAGACACATTCCCGGCAAAGCCAACACCGCCAGGGCCGACGCGCGATTTTCTGCCGGTGACAGTTTTGCCGCCACGCGCGGCTCATCATGATTTTCGAGAAAGTGAACGCTGTGTTCCACATACCCGGACGGATGCGCGAGCAATTTGCGCTGCGCCTCGACCGGCTGGCGCCCGATCAAATCATCGTACAACGCCTTGTCGTAGGTGTAATCAAACCCCTGCGCCTGCAGTCGGCCTTCCAATCCCCAATAGACTTCGGCAATGAAAATGAACTCTGGAAATTGCGATTTAACGGCAGGAATGGCGGTCGGCCAAAACTCTTCCATCGGCGCCGGTTCAGCCCCCGGCAGATGCGCCCAAGTTTTTGCGAAGACCTCATTCAACAACAGCATGGCCATGTCGCAACGAACGCCATCGCAACGCCGCGCGACCTCCCGCAGTTGTTCGGTCACGGCCTGGCGCGTGGCGGCGCGACGATAATCCAGCTGCGCGACGTCCGTCCACGGCGCGAAATAAGGATCTTTGCCATTGGCGATGAAGCGCACTCCGGTTTTCGTTTCGACGGTAAAAGTGCCATGGGTCGCGGTCGGGCTGGACACGAACAACTCCGGTCGTTCGCTCACCCAGGCATGATCCACCCCCAAGTGGTTGGGAACAAAATCCAGAACGAGCTTGATTCCAATCCGATTCAACTTGAGACGGAATTCCCGCAAGGCTTCATCGCCACCGAGCGCTTTCGGGACGGAATAATCGGCAATGGAATACGGTGAACCCGCCACGTCCGCCTCCGTCCAACCCGGCAGCACCCGGTCGTACTCCGCGCGCAAATCCGGATGTTGCCGCGCAATGGCCCGCGCCCGCTTTCCCGTGGTCCAGACGCCCATGAGCCAGAGGTGCGTGAAGCCGCACTGCCGCCAAAATTGAAATTCTGTTTCGGGTACGCTGGCCAACGTCACGGGGCGTCGCTCAACCCGGGATAGATTTTGCAGCCAACAACGGGTGTTGATCTGATACAGCAACGGATGTCGCATAACCTCACCGGCACCATAACAAGCTCGTTTGGCGGCGCAATCGCAAAGCCGTCGCGCGCTACCGCGACGTCGCGGCTGCGGCCACGATCAATTCCGCCGCGCGCTTGAACGAAACCAGACCGGTATTGATGACGAGATGATACAGCAGCGGATCATCAACGTTGGCGTGGAAATACCGTTTGAAATAGCGGGCGCGACCGCGCTCTTCCCGCGCCACCAGTTCCCGCGCGGCGGGCGCACTTATTTGGTAAAATTCCTGAGCGTGCGCGAGGCGTTGCTTGAGGGGCGCCACCAGCCGAACGTGAAGAACGCCGGGAATATCCGCGGCAATCCGGTTCGCGCCGCGACCGATAATGATCACGTTGCCCAGATGCACCAGGCGCAAAATGGTTTCCGCCGTATGCTCCACCACCGTCCAGGTGGAAGGTTGCACCCCGAAGAGCGATCGCACCGCGTCGTGAATTTCCGAACCGCGATCTTCAGGCAAATACGCCGCGAGCCGCTCGGGTAGATTGTGGTCCTTCAACACTTGGGCGATCAAATTGCGATCAAACACCGCCCACGGTCGCGCGACGGGTTTTTGCGCCTCCAACAATTTGGTCAAATGTTCCGCCACCATCGAAGCGCCGCTGCCGACCTGACGGGAAATTGTAATCGCTCGCAACCCCGAGCTTGAACGGGTCTCGGACTTGGGACGTTTGTGAAAATACGCATCGAGAACCGAGTGCGCCTTGCTGAGACTTTCAAAGTTCTTCATAAGTCGTTCCGGTTATCAAGACCGATTCCCGCAGGACCCGGTTGTCACTTCGAGTCGGTCTTCTGCCGCAATGTACGGGGCGCGTTTCGCTCTGTCCACCGTCCGCGGGCAATTTTACGGCCCGCTTATGCACTCGTTTAGAGACGCTGGCCGCGCTGGTAAAAGTGGTCTGACTTAATACTCGCGCGTGGTTTTGATGCCGGGTTCAGGAACCGGGTACCGACCGTTCGCGTCGGCCTGCACTGGCGCGGGCGAGTCATAGGTGAACTTGTCAATGCCCGGTGACATTTCATGTTCGCAATTCAACATGTCGTCGAACGTGATCTCCTGACCGGTATGCGCCGCCATGCGGCCCATGGCGGAAACAATGCTCGCGGTCACGCCATACTCCACTTCGTTGTATGGTTGATCGGCCCGGATGGCGGTCATCAAATCGTTCCACTCATTTTGATAGGGATTCTCCTCGCCCGGCGGCACCTCGGAAACCCACAGGCGCTCGGCCCCTTTCGGCGTTTGCCCCTTATACAAACTGGACGGCCCGCCGCAATCCCCGAACTTGGCCGCAACGGCACTGCCTTTCGTACCGTGGATGTAACTGGAGAAATTGTCCTGGCAGCCCGTTACGCAGCGGCCATCAAAATATAATTTTGTGCCGTCGGCGTATGTGTATTCCACCGAGTAGGTGTCAAAATTTTGATCCACATAGGGCAGACCTTCCGGACTGAGTTTATAGTGACGACCGCCCAGCGCCTGCGCCCGCACTGGCACGGCGTTTTTCATCCAGTTCAAATGGTCAATGGTATGAATGTAGAAATCGCTGAAACAGCCGCCGCTGGCCCAGATGAAACTGTGAAAGCGTTGAATCTGATAGAGCAGTTCACTGATGTTGTCCGGTTTGGGCAGCGATTCGAAAAACGCCACCGGCCCGTGCATCCGATAGCCACGTTGCAAAATGATCTCGCCAATGGCGCCGTCATGAATGCGTTCGGTCAACTGCTGCATGTTCCGGGCGTGCCGCGAGTTCAAGCCCACGCCCACCTTGAGGTTTTTGGCCTTGGCCGCTTCCGCCAGTTTGAACATGCGTCGCCCACTCGGACCGTCCACCGCCACCGGTTTCTCCATGAACACGTTCAAGCCCTTTTCAATGGCGTAGGTGAAATGCACCCACCGAAACGCGGGCGGCGTGGTCAGAATGACAATATCGCCGGGCCGCAAGGAGTCCATTGCTTCACGATAGGCGTTAAATCCCAGGAAGCGTCGTTTGTCGGGAACATCCACCTGATCCGTGAACCGCTGTTTCAAAGCGGCGAACTTGGCCGCCAACCGTTCGGAAAACACATCGGCCATTGCCACCAGTTTGGTGCCGCCGCCGTTGACGGACAAAGCATTGCCCGCCGCGTCCGTGCCGCGCCCGCCGCAACCCACCAAAGCCACCTGCAACGTATCATTCCCCACGGCATGAACCGGCGGCAGGGTCAGTCCCGCCAAAGCGGATGCCGCCACCACCGTGCCGGTTTGTTTGATAAAACCACGCCGGGTCACTCCGGTTGCACTGGATTTCTCAGAATTGGTTTTCATGCGCGTCATCATTCCACGGCGCAGATTGGTCACGTCGAACGCAACGCGGGCTCGACGAACCATAACCGCGCATTTCAGCCTTTGCCCCGCTGCTGATGAGCCGAGCCGGGTGCGGATAAAATTTAATACTCGCGCGTGGTTTTGATACCGGGTTCAGGAACCGGGTACCGACCGTTCGCGTCGGCCTGCACCGGCGCAGGCGAATCGTAAGTGAACTTGTCAATGCCCGGCGCCATCTCATGTTCGCAGTTCAACATGTCCTCGAACGTGACCTCCTGACCGGTGTGCGCCGCCATGCGGCCCATGGCGGAAACAATGCTGACAGTCACGCCGCGTTCAACCTCGTTGTACGGTTGATCGGCCCGAATGGCGTCCACCAGATCATTCCACTCATTTTGATACCAGTTGTCTTCGCCGGGGGGCGTGGTCGAAGTCCAGACGCGCTCCGATCCCTTCGGAGTTTGCCCCTTGTAGATGCTGGAAGGGCCGCCACAATCGCCGCTCTTGGCCGCGATGGCGCTGCCTTTCGTGCCGTGAATGTAACTGGAAAAATTATCCCAACAGCCCGTGATGCAGCGACCATCAAAATAGAATTTCGTCCCGTCTCCGTAGGTGTACTCCACCGAATAAGTGTCGAAGTTCTGGTCCACATAAGGCAGACCTTCCGGACTGAGTTTATAGTGGCGACCGCCCAGGGCTTGCGCCTTGACGGGCCACGCATTTTTCATCCAACCTAGGTGGTCAATGATGTGAATGTAGAAGTCGCTGAAGCAGCCGCCGCTGGCCCAGATGAAACTGTGGAAGCGTTGAATCTGGTAAAGCAACTCGCTCACATTGTCCGGCTTGGGCAGGGACTGGAACGAAGCCACCGGCCCGTGCATCCGGTAACCGCGTTCCAAAACAATTTCTCCAATCGCACCGTCATGAATGCGTTCCGCCAGTTGCTGCAAATGGCGCGCGTGGCGTGAATTCAAACCGACGCCCACCTTGAGATTTTTGGCCTTGGCCGCTTCCGCCAGTTTGAACATGCGTCGTCCACTCGGACCATCCACCGCCACCGGCTTCTCCATGAACACGTTCAAGCCCTTTTCAATGGCGTAGGTGAAATGCACCCACCGAAACGCGGGCGGCGTGGTCAGAATGACAATATCGCCGGGCCGCAAAGAATCCATGACTTCGCGGTAGGCGTCGAATCCTCGAAAACGGCGGTTGTCCGGGACATCCACCTTGTCGCCAAATTTTTGTTTCAGCGCGGCGAACTTCGTGTTCAAGCGCTCGGGCAAAATGTCGGCCATCGCGACCAGTTTGGTGCCGCCGCCCTTGACGGACAAAGCGTTGCCCGCCGCGTCCGTGCCGCGCCCGCCGCAGCCCACAAAACCCACCTGCAAGGTGTCGTTCCCCGCCGCATGGACGTGTGGCAAGGCCAGTCCCGCCAGAGCGGACGCCGCCACCACCGTGCCGGTTTGTTTGATAAAATCACGCCGAGTCGTCGGAGTAGAACCCGAAGCATCAGGATTGGTATTCATGTGCGCCATCGTTTCACTGTCGCGCTTGGGAGTCAACACACAAAACGCGCTGATCGAGTTATCAGTTGAAATCAACCTCATCCGCTGCTCGAAGGGAACGGTTTGGCGGAAGCGGCGTCCGAGGAATCGTCTATCCCAATAGGGTGGGTTCGACGCTCGCTATTTCGTGATCCGGGCGGATTCGATCAGCTCCCAAAACTTGGGGTTTTGTTGCAAGGCCGCGTCTTCCTCGACCTTCAATCCGGAGCGATACATGAAGTCTTTGAGCGTGTTTTTGCTCAAAATCCGATGCACCAAAACGCCCAGCTCGTGACGCTCAAAATAAACGCGAAAATCTCCGATGCGGAAGCGATGCAGGATACGCCCGCCCCGTTCCAATTTCCCGAAATCACTCAACTCCGTGCCGATGACTTGCTGAGGCAACCCACGAAATTCGCCGAGGATATGCAATTGCAGTTCCTTCGGCATGCGCGACAACTCCGCGGCGCTCGTCGGCGTGAAGATAATCTGGAAAGGCGTCATTTCTAATCTCTAGCTTTGCCGCGACTCAGTATGGGGTTCCGCCCCGGACAACGCACGCTAAATCCATCAAGGCCATTTCCTGAAAGCATCGGCGGGGTTTAATTCGCGCGGTGATCGCTTGCAATCGAATTGGTCACCTTGCTCAACCGGTCACGACCAAGGGTCGCAACTGTGCCACGCTGGCCGTGCCGGTCGTGCCGAGTTGATGAATGACTATGGAGCTGGCGGCGTTGGCCAACGCCAGCGCGTCGCGGATGGTAGCGCCACTTTGAAGAGCGACGACCAAATTTGCCGAAACGGCATCGCCCGCGCCCACGATGTCAATTTCACCGCGCAACGGCAACGCGAGCAGATGTTCCGTGCGGCCATCTGGAGTGACGCCTAAAATTCCTCGTTCCGAAAGCGTCACGAAGACCGGTCGTTGATTTTGTCTGGACAGGCGCACCGCTGCCGCCGCGATGTCTTTCAATTCTGCCGTCGCCGCCAGACCGGTCAACGCGGAGAGTTCGGTGGCGTTCATTTTGAAGATGGCCGGTGGAAAATCGCGCAGACCACGGCGGCTGTCGGCCAGGATCAACTGTTGCGGACGCGATTGGGCCACGCGCCCCAAAGCCGCCAACACGGCCGGAGTCAATACGCCGGTAGCCTGTTGATCTTCCTGTTCCAAAACCACCAGTGCGTCCGCCTGTTCTGCCGCCGCAATCAGATGGGCGCATAACTGTTCCACCACCTCTGGCGGCGTGGGCGTCCAGTTCTTTTGGTCGAGCCGATTCAATTCGCGCGGCGGGCGGTTCGCCTCAACCATCAACGGTTTGCAATAGGTAAAGGTGCGGCGCGCGGTCGTCTGCAGAAAATAGTCCAGGCGCACGCCCGGCAAGGCGGCCAACGCCCGACGCAGTTCGTAGCCTTCGCCATCGTCGCCGGCAAACCCCACGGGAAAAATCTGGCCGACGCCGAGCGCGACCAGGTTGTTGAGCACGGTCCCCGCCCCGCCCGGTTGCGCGCGAACTCTGACGACGTTATGCACCGGCAATCCGGTTTCGATGGAAGTCTCCACCTTGGTGGGATCAATCTCGAGGTAGCGATCCAGACAAAAATCACCAACCACCGCGATCCGCAATTGCGGATACTGCTCCGTAATGGTGGCGAAACGCTCGGCGTTCATGAGCCTCAATGATCCAGGATGCGCGCCAGGAGCGACGTTGCATCGCGGAAGTCGGGAATGACCACATCCGCGCCCACGCCCAGCAGACGTTGCCGTTTCCATTCATCGAAGCGCCCCGAACCGTTATGCGCCTCATCACTCGCGACGGCCACCGCCAATCCGCCGACCTCCTTGGTATTTTGAATTTCCACGTAGCCATCGCCAAAGGCCAGCAGTTGCGCCCCGGCAATCTGGTTTTCACGCAGCAAACGTTCGATGACCATTTTTTTTGAGAACTGCTTGTAGTTGTCCAGCGCCCCGTAAATATGCGGGCCAAAGTAACGGGTCAGACCAAGCAACTCAGCTTCCATTTTGACGAATGGCTCGTCAGTGCCGCTGGCCAGATACAACGCCAATCCGCGTCGCTGTAATTCGTCCAACAAACCGCGCGCACCATGCACCAACAGATCGTCAGGTTTGAGCACACCGTGACGCAAATCATCAGTGCGATGCCGAATCCGCTCGTCCAGTCGCCGCAAGTATTCGTGTTTATACCACAACGGATCACGCGGGGTACCGCCCCGCTCCTTGATGCGCTCGGCCAGTTGCATCATTTGATAAATCGTCTGCTTGCCGTTCAGACGCATGATGTCCTCGAAGCACAACTGCCGGCGCGCCGCCTCGGTTTCATCGGGCAATCCGGGCAACATCTCGACAAACATCGGCACCATGACTTCGGGCCAGCCTTCCCGAATGAGAGACAGCGTGCCGTCAAAGTCAAAGAGCACATGACTGATCTGCGGACGGGGAGCGAAATTAGCGGTGAATTCCACGCGCCCGGTAAAATGGGTGGCGGCAGGCGTACTCATTTGGCCCAATCTGGATGTTCCATGAACGCGTAGCACAGCACATGGCAAATCCCCATCTGCGCATCTTCCACGCGACCGTAATGCGTGTCGTTGATGACAATGACTTGCTCGGCAACCTCCGCCATGCGGCCGCGCTTGGCGCCCACCAGGGCCACCGTGCGCAAGCCGTTGGCCTTCGCCCACTCCAGCGCCCGCACGCAATTGGGCGAGTTGCCGGAAACACTGATGCCCAGCGCCAGGTCGCCCGGACGCGCGTAATTTTGCATCTGCCGCAGAAAAACGTCTTCGTAGGTGTAATCATTTCCCAGCGCCGTGATCCAACTGACATTGTCAGTCAGACTCAGCACTCGAAAGCGTTTCCCCAAACGATCGGAAGCGCCTTTGCCGAGATCCGTCGCAAAATGCGAGGCGTTCGCGGCGCTCCCGCCGTTGCCAAACACCAATATCTGGCGGTCTTCCTGATGAATGTGGCGAAGGGTTTGAATCAATTGCACCAGCGCTTCCGGCGCAATGGAATCGAGCGCCGCCTTTTGCGCTCGGAAATAATCGGCAACCCACTGATTGGCAGTCGTCATGCGCGATGAAGGATAGGGATGGCGGACAAATACTCAAATCTTCGTTTGCTCAACCCGCTTTCGCGGCGTCAACCGCGAGCAGCAGGGCGCCAACCGGAACCACGTCCGCGCCCAGTTGCGATAACTGAACGCTGACGCCGGACCGGAAGGCTTCCATTACCCAACCGCGCAAAGCGTTTTCCACGGCCAGACGAAGCGGTTCGCCCAACCCAGCCAAGCCGCCGCCCAAAATGAGGCGTTGCGGGTGGAACAAATGAACCACATGCGACAACCCAAACGCCAGATCCTCGGAAATTTCCCGTAAGAGCTGTTGCGCCAGGGGATCGCCTTGCGCCAGGGCCGCTCCGAGATGTCGTGCCTCGCCGCGAGTTTCCCGCCCCACCAAACGCGCGAGCTGGCTTTGCGGTTGTTGCTGGATCAACTCGCGAATCCGCGCGTCCACCGCCCAACCGGAACAACGCGATTCAACCGTCGTGCCGCGGCGATCCAGCCGCACGTGACCGATTTCCGCCTCGCCGGGAATCGCCCCGTGATAAATTTGCCCCGCCACGACCAGCCCACCGCCAACGCCGCTGCCCAACGTCACGTAAAATACCGGATCACCACCCACGCCCGCGCCGCGATGCGCCTCACCCAGCGCCGCCACATTCGCATCATTGTCCACCGCCACCGGAGCGCCGGACTGCTCGCGCAACCAGGACGCCAGATCAAAATCCGACCACCCTTCGATCTGATGCGAGCGACAGATTTTTCCCGTGCGCCAATCCACCGGGCCGCCAAATCCGACGCCAACGGCTTCAATCTGGCGACTGGCGCGCAATTCACGAAGCGCCTGCGTTATTTGTTCACGGATGCCGCCCGCGCCGGAATTCGGGTTAACGGTCAAAGTGTGTCGGTGCTGAATCACCCCGTGTTCGTTGCCGAGCGCAAGTTGCAATTTCGTGCCGCCAATTTCGATGCCCAGAATGTTCATTTGTGGTTCTGCCCCGCCGATGCTGACGCAAGCGGAGACTTGGGGCAATGGTGGAGACGTGAGGAGTGAGGAGCAACTGGTAGCGCGTACGGGAATCGAACCCGTCTTTCAGCCTTGAGAGGGCCGTGTCCTAGCCGATAGACGAACGCGCCATAACGCCCGCATCCTATCCCCTCAGACCACCTTGTCACGCTGAAATTAACTCTTGCGCTCCGCCTTGCACGTTTTATACTGCGCCTCCTTTTGTAACAGGAAGTTATTTATGCGACGTCCCAAAGGTATCAAAACCAAGAAATCTGTGACCAAACGTTTCAAGCTGACGGCTCGGGGAAAAATCCTCCGCAGTCGCCCCGGGCGACGTCATCTTTGCCAGACCAAAAGCGCCAAACGCCGGCGCGGTCTGCGCGGCGCGGCGCTCGTCCACACCACGGACGAATATCGTATCAAGCAAAGCCTTCCGTTCACCCACTGATTTCATCCATTTCCGTTCCCACGAATTTTAATTTCTACTTTTCATGCGCGTAACAAATTCACCAGCCTCTCGTAAGCGCCGCAATCGCATGTTGCAAGCGGCGAAGGGTTTTCGCCTCAAACGTTCCAAACTTTACCGCTACGCCAGCGATGCCGTGGATCACGGCCGGCAGTACGCCTACCGCGATCGTCGCGTCAAGAAGCGCACGTTCCGCTATCTCTGGCAGATTCGGATCAACGCCGCCGCGCGCACGGCCGGAATCACTTACAGCCGTCTGATCGAAGGTTTGAAGGCCGCCAAGTGCGAATTGGATCGCAAGGTGATTGCCGACATCGCCGCGCAGGATAACGACGCGTTTCTGCAATTGGTGAAGCTGGCGCAGGACGGTTTGAAGGCCAAAGCCGAGCACGCCGGCAAAGGCGATGATCTGACCGAAATCGAAGGTGTCGGACCGAAAATCCAGGAAGCGCTGCACGCACAAGGCATCAAGACCTTCGCCCAAGTGGCCGCCACCTCGGTGGCGCGACTGAAGGAAATTCTCGCGGCAGGCGGCGCGCACCTGAAACAATGGGATCCCACCACCTGGCCTGAACAAGCGGCACTGGCCGCCAAGGGCGATCGCGAGGCGTTTGAAAAACTCAAAGTCGAACTTAAAGGCGGACGCCGCGTTTAATTATTGAACCCGATTTTCAAGGCGACCAGCAATGGTCGCCTTTTTCTTTTGCTGCTCGAGCGAATTCGTTAAACTCCCAACCTGAATTTATGGCTGGCTTCCTGGAAGAAATTGAACCGTTGAAACAAACCGCCCTCGCCGACTTGAAGGGCGCCGCCAATCTGGCCGCGCTCGAGCAAATCAAGGGAGCGTGGATGGGGCCGAATGGCAAATTCACCGCCTTAATGAAACGCCTCGGCGCGCTGGCCAAGGAAGAGCGTCCGGCGGCGGGCAAGTTGATCAACGCGGGCAAGCTGGAGCTGGAATCCGCGCTGGCCGAGCGACGCG
Coding sequences:
- a CDS encoding alpha-amylase family glycosyl hydrolase, which codes for MRHPLLYQINTRCWLQNLSRVERRPVTLASVPETEFQFWRQCGFTHLWLMGVWTTGKRARAIARQHPDLRAEYDRVLPGWTEADVAGSPYSIADYSVPKALGGDEALREFRLKLNRIGIKLVLDFVPNHLGVDHAWVSERPELFVSSPTATHGTFTVETKTGVRFIANGKDPYFAPWTDVAQLDYRRAATRQAVTEQLREVARRCDGVRCDMAMLLLNEVFAKTWAHLPGAEPAPMEEFWPTAIPAVKSQFPEFIFIAEVYWGLEGRLQAQGFDYTYDKALYDDLIGRQPVEAQRKLLAHPSGYVEHSVHFLENHDEPRVAAKLSPAENRASALAVLALPGMCLLHQGQLSGAKLKLPVQLGRAPVEPESAEIKTIYMTLLNALPKTFIGQGAGQLLSPRAAWEGNFSHQDFILVLWPGTQNRFDLVVVNLSANRGQAYAPLNFPALDEYDWSLRDWLGAEVFERVGSDLTQFGLYLDVPAHAAQIFRFEPKH
- a CDS encoding cytidylate kinase-like family protein, whose product is MKNFESLSKAHSVLDAYFHKRPKSETRSSSGLRAITISRQVGSGASMVAEHLTKLLEAQKPVARPWAVFDRNLIAQVLKDHNLPERLAAYLPEDRGSEIHDAVRSLFGVQPSTWTVVEHTAETILRLVHLGNVIIIGRGANRIAADIPGVLHVRLVAPLKQRLAHAQEFYQISAPAARELVAREERGRARYFKRYFHANVDDPLLYHLVINTGLVSFKRAAELIVAAAATSR
- a CDS encoding Gfo/Idh/MocA family oxidoreductase is translated as MVRRARVAFDVTNLRRGMMTRMKTNSEKSSATGVTRRGFIKQTGTVVAASALAGLTLPPVHAVGNDTLQVALVGCGGRGTDAAGNALSVNGGGTKLVAMADVFSERLAAKFAALKQRFTDQVDVPDKRRFLGFNAYREAMDSLRPGDIVILTTPPAFRWVHFTYAIEKGLNVFMEKPVAVDGPSGRRMFKLAEAAKAKNLKVGVGLNSRHARNMQQLTERIHDGAIGEIILQRGYRMHGPVAFFESLPKPDNISELLYQIQRFHSFIWASGGCFSDFYIHTIDHLNWMKNAVPVRAQALGGRHYKLSPEGLPYVDQNFDTYSVEYTYADGTKLYFDGRCVTGCQDNFSSYIHGTKGSAVAAKFGDCGGPSSLYKGQTPKGAERLWVSEVPPGEENPYQNEWNDLMTAIRADQPYNEVEYGVTASIVSAMGRMAAHTGQEITFDDMLNCEHEMSPGIDKFTYDSPAPVQADANGRYPVPEPGIKTTREY
- a CDS encoding Gfo/Idh/MocA family oxidoreductase, with product MNTNPDASGSTPTTRRDFIKQTGTVVAASALAGLALPHVHAAGNDTLQVGFVGCGGRGTDAAGNALSVKGGGTKLVAMADILPERLNTKFAALKQKFGDKVDVPDNRRFRGFDAYREVMDSLRPGDIVILTTPPAFRWVHFTYAIEKGLNVFMEKPVAVDGPSGRRMFKLAEAAKAKNLKVGVGLNSRHARHLQQLAERIHDGAIGEIVLERGYRMHGPVASFQSLPKPDNVSELLYQIQRFHSFIWASGGCFSDFYIHIIDHLGWMKNAWPVKAQALGGRHYKLSPEGLPYVDQNFDTYSVEYTYGDGTKFYFDGRCITGCWDNFSSYIHGTKGSAIAAKSGDCGGPSSIYKGQTPKGSERVWTSTTPPGEDNWYQNEWNDLVDAIRADQPYNEVERGVTVSIVSAMGRMAAHTGQEVTFEDMLNCEHEMAPGIDKFTYDSPAPVQADANGRYPVPEPGIKTTREY
- a CDS encoding PfkB family carbohydrate kinase — protein: MNAERFATITEQYPQLRIAVVGDFCLDRYLEIDPTKVETSIETGLPVHNVVRVRAQPGGAGTVLNNLVALGVGQIFPVGFAGDDGEGYELRRALAALPGVRLDYFLQTTARRTFTYCKPLMVEANRPPRELNRLDQKNWTPTPPEVVEQLCAHLIAAAEQADALVVLEQEDQQATGVLTPAVLAALGRVAQSRPQQLILADSRRGLRDFPPAIFKMNATELSALTGLAATAELKDIAAAAVRLSRQNQRPVFVTLSERGILGVTPDGRTEHLLALPLRGEIDIVGAGDAVSANLVVALQSGATIRDALALANAASSIVIHQLGTTGTASVAQLRPLVVTG
- a CDS encoding HAD family hydrolase, whose translation is MSTPAATHFTGRVEFTANFAPRPQISHVLFDFDGTLSLIREGWPEVMVPMFVEMLPGLPDETEAARRQLCFEDIMRLNGKQTIYQMMQLAERIKERGGTPRDPLWYKHEYLRRLDERIRHRTDDLRHGVLKPDDLLVHGARGLLDELQRRGLALYLASGTDEPFVKMEAELLGLTRYFGPHIYGALDNYKQFSKKMVIERLLRENQIAGAQLLAFGDGYVEIQNTKEVGGLAVAVASDEAHNGSGRFDEWKRQRLLGVGADVVIPDFRDATSLLARILDH
- a CDS encoding SIS domain-containing protein — protein: MTTANQWVADYFRAQKAALDSIAPEALVQLIQTLRHIHQEDRQILVFGNGGSAANASHFATDLGKGASDRLGKRFRVLSLTDNVSWITALGNDYTYEDVFLRQMQNYARPGDLALGISVSGNSPNCVRALEWAKANGLRTVALVGAKRGRMAEVAEQVIVINDTHYGRVEDAQMGICHVLCYAFMEHPDWAK
- a CDS encoding ROK family protein translates to MNILGIEIGGTKLQLALGNEHGVIQHRHTLTVNPNSGAGGIREQITQALRELRASRQIEAVGVGFGGPVDWRTGKICRSHQIEGWSDFDLASWLREQSGAPVAVDNDANVAALGEAHRGAGVGGDPVFYVTLGSGVGGGLVVAGQIYHGAIPGEAEIGHVRLDRRGTTVESRCSGWAVDARIRELIQQQPQSQLARLVGRETRGEARHLGAALAQGDPLAQQLLREISEDLAFGLSHVVHLFHPQRLILGGGLAGLGEPLRLAVENALRGWVMEAFRSGVSVQLSQLGADVVPVGALLLAVDAAKAG
- the rpmI gene encoding 50S ribosomal protein L35; protein product: MRRPKGIKTKKSVTKRFKLTARGKILRSRPGRRHLCQTKSAKRRRGLRGAALVHTTDEYRIKQSLPFTH
- a CDS encoding helix-hairpin-helix domain-containing protein, which produces MKAKAEHAGKGDDLTEIEGVGPKIQEALHAQGIKTFAQVAATSVARLKEILAAGGAHLKQWDPTTWPEQAALAAKGDREAFEKLKVELKGGRRV